Proteins found in one Oncorhynchus gorbuscha isolate QuinsamMale2020 ecotype Even-year linkage group LG15, OgorEven_v1.0, whole genome shotgun sequence genomic segment:
- the LOC123996379 gene encoding uncharacterized protein LOC123996379 isoform X2, whose protein sequence is MGCIGSRRLTADGVPVKDGEQHGCSDFSWERINLSMEDTTSILPRLKRNNSNNYGIGALAKSSLTGVNRSMKDKVTKPTSMAQGRMAHMIEWQNWDMSVVGPGGVSVPRKSTAEQEMERRLESDAYSDLSDGEKEARFTAGILQQFAISQATLMAWTSMDGESLRSGSNQGSVAHLSEVNQESITSRDQILHHSSADMWPNTYVAQGLYCLSSSDAWEPISNEPSGVASPAAGSYVMPQGGTSCDGYDGNALQQQQFNLQQQSQLQQLQQLQQIQHYQQQQLLYQQQQSLEQRLHSANHSLQATPNSTIHSLAPATHAPLVDLWGAGQTGSYHTDIGGYNIGVAAVVEAALNVPSGDEGAGTEHSPLLEQQEEEDELKDEELTLCMEPESVTLTQRDEAVTSGGSSPGQRSPGQRSPGQRSPGQRSPGRSSPGQPAQQITEQKASDVSCGGIQILEEKEEKQGSAVAAMATN, encoded by the exons cGGCAGATGGAGTGCCAGTAAAGGATGGGGAACAG CATGGATGTTCAGACTTTTCATGGGAAAGAATCAAT CTGTCTATGGAAGACACCACGTCCATCCTGCCTCGTCTGAAGAGGAACAACTCCAATAACTATGGGATCGGTGCTCTGGCTAAGTCCTCACTGacag gtgTGAATCGCTCCATGAAGGACAAGGTGACCAAGCCTACATCCATGGCCCAAGGCCGGATGGCACACATGATCGAGTGGCAGAACTGGGACATGTCTGTGGTGGGCCCGGGGGGCGTGTCCGTCCCACGCAAGTCCACAGCAGagcaggagatggagagacggttGGAGAGCGACGCCTACAGCGACCTCAGCGATGGGGAGAAGGAGGCTCGCTTCACCGCAg GTATCCTGCAGCAGTTTGCCATCTCCCAGGCAACGCTCATGGCCTGGACCTCCATGGATGGAGAGAGCCTGAGGTCAGGGTCCAACCAGGGCAGTGTGGCTCACCTCAGCGAGGTTAACCAGGAGAGCATCACCAGCCGAG ACCAGATATTGCACCACTCCTCTGCGGACATGTGGCCCAACACCTATGTCGCCCAGGGCCTctactgcctctcctcctctgatgCCTGGGAGCCAATCAGCAACGAGCCCTCCGGAGTGGCCTCTCCCGCTGCTGGCTCCTACGTGATGCCGCAGGGCGGGACTTCCtgtgatgggtatgatgggaacgcgttgcagcagcagcagttcaACCTACAGCAGCAGAGTCAGCTCCAGCAGCTGCAGCAGCTACAGCAGATACAGCACTACCAGCAACAGCAGCTCCTGTATCAGCAACAACAG TCTCTGGAGCAAAGGCTGCACAGCGCCAACCACTCTTTGCAAGCCACGCCCAACAGCACCATCCATAGCCTGGCCCCTGCCACCCACGCCCCATTGGTGGACCTGTGGGGGGCAGGCCAAACAGGGTCCTATCACACTGATATTGGAGGGTACAACATAGGCGTGGCAGCGGTGGTGGAGGCGGCTCTGAATGTTCCGTCTGGGGATGAGGGGGCGGGGACAGAACATTCCCCTCTGCTGGAGCagcaagaggaggaagatgaactGAAG GACGAGGAGCTAACACTCTGCATGGAGCCGGAGTCTGTCACTCtaacacagagagatgaagccGTCACCTCCGGGGGCAGTAGTCCTGGGCAACGTAGTCCTGGGCAACGTAGTCCTGGGCAACGTAGTCCTGGGCAACGTAGTCCGGGGCGCAGTAGTCCAGGGCAACCAGCACAGCAAATCACAGAGCAGAAGGCCTCTGATGTCAGCTGTGGAGGCATCCAGATtctggaggagaaggaagagaagcaAGGGTCTGCTGTTGCTGCCATGGCAACCAACTGA
- the LOC123996379 gene encoding uncharacterized protein LOC123996379 isoform X3 produces MGCIGSRRLTADGVPVKDGEQLSMEDTTSILPRLKRNNSNNYGIGALAKSSLTGVSGVNRSMKDKVTKPTSMAQGRMAHMIEWQNWDMSVVGPGGVSVPRKSTAEQEMERRLESDAYSDLSDGEKEARFTAGILQQFAISQATLMAWTSMDGESLRSGSNQGSVAHLSEVNQESITSRDQILHHSSADMWPNTYVAQGLYCLSSSDAWEPISNEPSGVASPAAGSYVMPQGGTSCDGYDGNALQQQQFNLQQQSQLQQLQQLQQIQHYQQQQLLYQQQQSLEQRLHSANHSLQATPNSTIHSLAPATHAPLVDLWGAGQTGSYHTDIGGYNIGVAAVVEAALNVPSGDEGAGTEHSPLLEQQEEEDELKDEELTLCMEPESVTLTQRDEAVTSGGSSPGQRSPGQRSPGQRSPGQRSPGRSSPGQPAQQITEQKASDVSCGGIQILEEKEEKQGSAVAAMATN; encoded by the exons cGGCAGATGGAGTGCCAGTAAAGGATGGGGAACAG CTGTCTATGGAAGACACCACGTCCATCCTGCCTCGTCTGAAGAGGAACAACTCCAATAACTATGGGATCGGTGCTCTGGCTAAGTCCTCACTGacaggtgtgtcag gtgTGAATCGCTCCATGAAGGACAAGGTGACCAAGCCTACATCCATGGCCCAAGGCCGGATGGCACACATGATCGAGTGGCAGAACTGGGACATGTCTGTGGTGGGCCCGGGGGGCGTGTCCGTCCCACGCAAGTCCACAGCAGagcaggagatggagagacggttGGAGAGCGACGCCTACAGCGACCTCAGCGATGGGGAGAAGGAGGCTCGCTTCACCGCAg GTATCCTGCAGCAGTTTGCCATCTCCCAGGCAACGCTCATGGCCTGGACCTCCATGGATGGAGAGAGCCTGAGGTCAGGGTCCAACCAGGGCAGTGTGGCTCACCTCAGCGAGGTTAACCAGGAGAGCATCACCAGCCGAG ACCAGATATTGCACCACTCCTCTGCGGACATGTGGCCCAACACCTATGTCGCCCAGGGCCTctactgcctctcctcctctgatgCCTGGGAGCCAATCAGCAACGAGCCCTCCGGAGTGGCCTCTCCCGCTGCTGGCTCCTACGTGATGCCGCAGGGCGGGACTTCCtgtgatgggtatgatgggaacgcgttgcagcagcagcagttcaACCTACAGCAGCAGAGTCAGCTCCAGCAGCTGCAGCAGCTACAGCAGATACAGCACTACCAGCAACAGCAGCTCCTGTATCAGCAACAACAG TCTCTGGAGCAAAGGCTGCACAGCGCCAACCACTCTTTGCAAGCCACGCCCAACAGCACCATCCATAGCCTGGCCCCTGCCACCCACGCCCCATTGGTGGACCTGTGGGGGGCAGGCCAAACAGGGTCCTATCACACTGATATTGGAGGGTACAACATAGGCGTGGCAGCGGTGGTGGAGGCGGCTCTGAATGTTCCGTCTGGGGATGAGGGGGCGGGGACAGAACATTCCCCTCTGCTGGAGCagcaagaggaggaagatgaactGAAG GACGAGGAGCTAACACTCTGCATGGAGCCGGAGTCTGTCACTCtaacacagagagatgaagccGTCACCTCCGGGGGCAGTAGTCCTGGGCAACGTAGTCCTGGGCAACGTAGTCCTGGGCAACGTAGTCCTGGGCAACGTAGTCCGGGGCGCAGTAGTCCAGGGCAACCAGCACAGCAAATCACAGAGCAGAAGGCCTCTGATGTCAGCTGTGGAGGCATCCAGATtctggaggagaaggaagagaagcaAGGGTCTGCTGTTGCTGCCATGGCAACCAACTGA
- the LOC123996379 gene encoding uncharacterized protein LOC123996379 isoform X4, whose translation MGCIGSRRLTADGVPVKDGEQLSMEDTTSILPRLKRNNSNNYGIGALAKSSLTGVNRSMKDKVTKPTSMAQGRMAHMIEWQNWDMSVVGPGGVSVPRKSTAEQEMERRLESDAYSDLSDGEKEARFTAGILQQFAISQATLMAWTSMDGESLRSGSNQGSVAHLSEVNQESITSRDQILHHSSADMWPNTYVAQGLYCLSSSDAWEPISNEPSGVASPAAGSYVMPQGGTSCDGYDGNALQQQQFNLQQQSQLQQLQQLQQIQHYQQQQLLYQQQQSLEQRLHSANHSLQATPNSTIHSLAPATHAPLVDLWGAGQTGSYHTDIGGYNIGVAAVVEAALNVPSGDEGAGTEHSPLLEQQEEEDELKDEELTLCMEPESVTLTQRDEAVTSGGSSPGQRSPGQRSPGQRSPGQRSPGRSSPGQPAQQITEQKASDVSCGGIQILEEKEEKQGSAVAAMATN comes from the exons cGGCAGATGGAGTGCCAGTAAAGGATGGGGAACAG CTGTCTATGGAAGACACCACGTCCATCCTGCCTCGTCTGAAGAGGAACAACTCCAATAACTATGGGATCGGTGCTCTGGCTAAGTCCTCACTGacag gtgTGAATCGCTCCATGAAGGACAAGGTGACCAAGCCTACATCCATGGCCCAAGGCCGGATGGCACACATGATCGAGTGGCAGAACTGGGACATGTCTGTGGTGGGCCCGGGGGGCGTGTCCGTCCCACGCAAGTCCACAGCAGagcaggagatggagagacggttGGAGAGCGACGCCTACAGCGACCTCAGCGATGGGGAGAAGGAGGCTCGCTTCACCGCAg GTATCCTGCAGCAGTTTGCCATCTCCCAGGCAACGCTCATGGCCTGGACCTCCATGGATGGAGAGAGCCTGAGGTCAGGGTCCAACCAGGGCAGTGTGGCTCACCTCAGCGAGGTTAACCAGGAGAGCATCACCAGCCGAG ACCAGATATTGCACCACTCCTCTGCGGACATGTGGCCCAACACCTATGTCGCCCAGGGCCTctactgcctctcctcctctgatgCCTGGGAGCCAATCAGCAACGAGCCCTCCGGAGTGGCCTCTCCCGCTGCTGGCTCCTACGTGATGCCGCAGGGCGGGACTTCCtgtgatgggtatgatgggaacgcgttgcagcagcagcagttcaACCTACAGCAGCAGAGTCAGCTCCAGCAGCTGCAGCAGCTACAGCAGATACAGCACTACCAGCAACAGCAGCTCCTGTATCAGCAACAACAG TCTCTGGAGCAAAGGCTGCACAGCGCCAACCACTCTTTGCAAGCCACGCCCAACAGCACCATCCATAGCCTGGCCCCTGCCACCCACGCCCCATTGGTGGACCTGTGGGGGGCAGGCCAAACAGGGTCCTATCACACTGATATTGGAGGGTACAACATAGGCGTGGCAGCGGTGGTGGAGGCGGCTCTGAATGTTCCGTCTGGGGATGAGGGGGCGGGGACAGAACATTCCCCTCTGCTGGAGCagcaagaggaggaagatgaactGAAG GACGAGGAGCTAACACTCTGCATGGAGCCGGAGTCTGTCACTCtaacacagagagatgaagccGTCACCTCCGGGGGCAGTAGTCCTGGGCAACGTAGTCCTGGGCAACGTAGTCCTGGGCAACGTAGTCCTGGGCAACGTAGTCCGGGGCGCAGTAGTCCAGGGCAACCAGCACAGCAAATCACAGAGCAGAAGGCCTCTGATGTCAGCTGTGGAGGCATCCAGATtctggaggagaaggaagagaagcaAGGGTCTGCTGTTGCTGCCATGGCAACCAACTGA
- the LOC123996379 gene encoding uncharacterized protein LOC123996379 isoform X1, protein MGCIGSRRLTADGVPVKDGEQHGCSDFSWERINLSMEDTTSILPRLKRNNSNNYGIGALAKSSLTGVSGVNRSMKDKVTKPTSMAQGRMAHMIEWQNWDMSVVGPGGVSVPRKSTAEQEMERRLESDAYSDLSDGEKEARFTAGILQQFAISQATLMAWTSMDGESLRSGSNQGSVAHLSEVNQESITSRDQILHHSSADMWPNTYVAQGLYCLSSSDAWEPISNEPSGVASPAAGSYVMPQGGTSCDGYDGNALQQQQFNLQQQSQLQQLQQLQQIQHYQQQQLLYQQQQSLEQRLHSANHSLQATPNSTIHSLAPATHAPLVDLWGAGQTGSYHTDIGGYNIGVAAVVEAALNVPSGDEGAGTEHSPLLEQQEEEDELKDEELTLCMEPESVTLTQRDEAVTSGGSSPGQRSPGQRSPGQRSPGQRSPGRSSPGQPAQQITEQKASDVSCGGIQILEEKEEKQGSAVAAMATN, encoded by the exons cGGCAGATGGAGTGCCAGTAAAGGATGGGGAACAG CATGGATGTTCAGACTTTTCATGGGAAAGAATCAAT CTGTCTATGGAAGACACCACGTCCATCCTGCCTCGTCTGAAGAGGAACAACTCCAATAACTATGGGATCGGTGCTCTGGCTAAGTCCTCACTGacaggtgtgtcag gtgTGAATCGCTCCATGAAGGACAAGGTGACCAAGCCTACATCCATGGCCCAAGGCCGGATGGCACACATGATCGAGTGGCAGAACTGGGACATGTCTGTGGTGGGCCCGGGGGGCGTGTCCGTCCCACGCAAGTCCACAGCAGagcaggagatggagagacggttGGAGAGCGACGCCTACAGCGACCTCAGCGATGGGGAGAAGGAGGCTCGCTTCACCGCAg GTATCCTGCAGCAGTTTGCCATCTCCCAGGCAACGCTCATGGCCTGGACCTCCATGGATGGAGAGAGCCTGAGGTCAGGGTCCAACCAGGGCAGTGTGGCTCACCTCAGCGAGGTTAACCAGGAGAGCATCACCAGCCGAG ACCAGATATTGCACCACTCCTCTGCGGACATGTGGCCCAACACCTATGTCGCCCAGGGCCTctactgcctctcctcctctgatgCCTGGGAGCCAATCAGCAACGAGCCCTCCGGAGTGGCCTCTCCCGCTGCTGGCTCCTACGTGATGCCGCAGGGCGGGACTTCCtgtgatgggtatgatgggaacgcgttgcagcagcagcagttcaACCTACAGCAGCAGAGTCAGCTCCAGCAGCTGCAGCAGCTACAGCAGATACAGCACTACCAGCAACAGCAGCTCCTGTATCAGCAACAACAG TCTCTGGAGCAAAGGCTGCACAGCGCCAACCACTCTTTGCAAGCCACGCCCAACAGCACCATCCATAGCCTGGCCCCTGCCACCCACGCCCCATTGGTGGACCTGTGGGGGGCAGGCCAAACAGGGTCCTATCACACTGATATTGGAGGGTACAACATAGGCGTGGCAGCGGTGGTGGAGGCGGCTCTGAATGTTCCGTCTGGGGATGAGGGGGCGGGGACAGAACATTCCCCTCTGCTGGAGCagcaagaggaggaagatgaactGAAG GACGAGGAGCTAACACTCTGCATGGAGCCGGAGTCTGTCACTCtaacacagagagatgaagccGTCACCTCCGGGGGCAGTAGTCCTGGGCAACGTAGTCCTGGGCAACGTAGTCCTGGGCAACGTAGTCCTGGGCAACGTAGTCCGGGGCGCAGTAGTCCAGGGCAACCAGCACAGCAAATCACAGAGCAGAAGGCCTCTGATGTCAGCTGTGGAGGCATCCAGATtctggaggagaaggaagagaagcaAGGGTCTGCTGTTGCTGCCATGGCAACCAACTGA